The sequence TCACTATGGAGCGCGTCCGTGAAATCGCCGAAGCCGTTCTCCACCCCACGGACAGCGAATCCAAGTGACGTCGAACGTGCTGCTGACCTAGCGTTCCGCCCATGACCACCACAGACATCGGCACTGACGATGAGGCCAGCGTGACGATCCGCTGCCAGGACAACTCGTCTGTCGGTGTGAGGTTCTGCGATCGGTTCAGCTTCGACGAAGACTCCGTGCACTACGCCGTCGAACTACAGGCTCCAGGCTTGGCCGCCCGAGTCAATGAGGTCGTCGCCTGGATCTGGGACAGCGATCTGGTCCCGTTCCTGGAAGAGCTCGCCGCCGACTACCGGGGATGGGACGGCGAATGGAGCTGGCAGACCAACGACCGTGACCTCGCAGTGTCAGCCGCCTTCCGGTCCGGCGGCCACGTCGGACTGACCTGGACCTTGCGGCCATGGCCGAAGGCCGCCGGCGGCTGGAGTACCTCGGTGACCACCTGGCTGGAGGCCGGTGAGCAGATGGCTTCCCTGGCGGCCGATGTCCGGCACTTCCTCGCCGGGGAACCGCGGTGACAGCCGGCATACGAATCACCTGGACACTGGGGGCACATGGGTGGGCCGACTGCGTCGTTGAGGACCACCAGGCGACAGCGGAGCTGACCGCGTCCCACATCAGCAACGCGCCCGAAGCGTTTCTGACGGCGGTGGCCCGGCTCGTCGCGGGCGAGACGGAAGCCCGCGCCCAGTTTGAAGCCGAGCCGACCGCTTACCGGCGGGTCTTCTACCGCGAAGCTGCGGATGTCTGGATCCGCTTGCTGGAACTACGTCGCGGCAGCGACCACGACATCAGGGGCACAGAGATCTGGTCGGCCCAACTCCCCATCGACACACTCGCCCGAGCCGTGATCCGCTGCTTCGACGAGGTCGTTCGCACCTACGGCG is a genomic window of Streptomyces sp. NBC_01237 containing:
- a CDS encoding DUF6228 family protein yields the protein MTTTDIGTDDEASVTIRCQDNSSVGVRFCDRFSFDEDSVHYAVELQAPGLAARVNEVVAWIWDSDLVPFLEELAADYRGWDGEWSWQTNDRDLAVSAAFRSGGHVGLTWTLRPWPKAAGGWSTSVTTWLEAGEQMASLAADVRHFLAGEPR